One stretch of Amycolatopsis sp. 195334CR DNA includes these proteins:
- a CDS encoding CGNR zinc finger domain-containing protein: protein MTTGEWCRLKVCANDACQQAFYDHSRARTGRWCSMRTCGNQSKQKTWRHRNSPGVSGVSW, encoded by the coding sequence ATGACGACGGGCGAGTGGTGCAGGCTCAAGGTGTGCGCGAACGACGCGTGCCAACAGGCGTTCTACGACCACTCCCGCGCTCGGACGGGCCGCTGGTGTTCGATGCGAACCTGCGGCAACCAGTCGAAGCAGAAAACTTGGCGCCACCGCAATTCGCCGGGAGTTTCCGGCGTCAGCTGGTGA